The window CAATATcaatggcactgcccagttaagtgctgctgaatattgaagatggaatttaatgggacaggagcctctcctgcctggttaaatctctttgaacTTTAACCCCTTGATGTACAGAAAGGACTAAGAAAGAATAGCCCTGGTGGTTGAGTAATGCCAGTACAGAGATGCATATAATAGAACAATGGGAGGGATGAAGTGGGAAGAAGGTTGGTTccagagaggagatgggcggGGAAGAAAAGCAGAGGGAGGTACTAAACTCATCCAGCCAGATGGCAGGCAAGCCCAATCTCTATTTTACAGAAATGAAAGAGAATTCAACGTTAAAACATTTAAGTTGTAgtatattttgcatgcattggatATCCACTTGTAAATAGATGCGTTCTGAAATGGAAATGGTGCTATCTACATGTATATACATAcatgtaaagagagagagagagatctacaTACCCTCTTcagacatgacctaacagaaatcaacaaCTAAATTAAACTCGGCTTGAAtaccatggattcatgggcaaacacctttcaattgaaactgaatactgaaaaaacacattgtctcttcctctcatctcaacacaaaaCATACAAACgaacaaccttaatcaccccagaacacaccctccctatttcaaacAACCTGAAAATACTTAGAGTgataatcgaccgcaacctcactctagAGAgcactacaacaaagaaaatgttccactctatgtggaaacttaaacgcttaaaacctttcttcccaagggaaatattttgtaacctaatacaatcaatggtgctaagtcacgcagactattgcaacggaatttacTCTGgacacaaagaaactccagaccgctcagaatacagcagccagactaatatttggcaaatcgcaattcgacagtgccaagcccctccgtgaaaaactgccagtggtgtaccggggggggggggcagtccaccccaggtgcacgccactggggggtgccgcagcgcgcacctGTGGGCTATGACTTtgctaacttcactcgttcggtgcagctccctctgccttggaacaggttacttcctgttccggggcagagggagctgcagcgaacgagcgaagttagcgaagtcagagcccacaagcgcgcgccatggcacccccccagcggcgtgcaccgggggggaaggtgtcattttgcaggcggggggggggggggggcgcttcggcgatccgccccgggtgccatccaggctgggaacgccactgaaaactgcattggctgccaatcaaagaacatattactttcaaaatctgcaccctggtccacaggattatctatgaccaagtcccaggatatatgacagatcttatagacctaccactcagaaacataaccagatcatctcgaacatacctaaacctccactatccaaacagcaaaaaacttaaatacaaaacaacctatgcgtccagcttctcctatacaagcacacaattaGGGAACGCACTGCCTAAACCTGCAAAGACAacctacaaccacctaaacttcaggacatcattaaagacctacctgttcaaaaaggcataccccgccgacccaacataaatgcctgcactctgcaacacatcataaccaaagcttgtaccggacactaaataatctttcctctccttgattcccattgtaattgaaacatatgttccttacctaaccataataccacctgtatttgtttttaccggattggcgaatgcctctccggtactatgtaagccacattgagcctgcaaataggtggggaaatgtgggatacaaatgtaacatatatAATGGCAGTTAGTTATTAAAAACAATGCAACTAGGACCAAGATAATACAACCCCTGCTGGTTTCTCCACATGGAGAAATGTGTTTAGAAATTGTATTCAATTGCTGAAAACACAGGGCATCCATCTTCTTTCAGAGCTACGTGCTTTGTGCACtgcattttcattgcttttttcACCTCCGTGTTCCGAAAGCAGTAGATAAGAGGGTTAAGCATGGGTGTAACCAAAGTGTAAAACACAGCTACAGCCTTGTTCATCTCTGATGCATTAATGGGCTTCGGACGTACATACATAAAGATCAGAGAACCATAAAATATGAGGACCACAATCAGATGAGAAgagcaggtggagaaggcctTGTTTCGTCCTGTACCAGATGGAATTCTCAAAATGGTGGAGATAATAAAAATATACGAAATCAATATTAGGAGGAAAGGTAGCAAAATTACGATTAATGCCAAAATAAAATGGAACAGTTCAATCAAGTAGGTGTCAATGCAGGAGAGTCGCAACAGTGATGGACCATCGCAAAAGAAATGGTTGATTATGTAGGGTCCACAAAACTTCAAATGGGCGATAAGAACAGCTGGTGGCATCAAGCATAGGaagcctcccaaccaacagctcAGTGACAATCGGAGGCAAACTCCATTGCGCATGATGGTCGAGTACCTTAGAGGGTTGCAAATAGCTAGATAGCGATCAAAGGCCATACATGATAGCAAGAAAATTTCAGTGGtgcccaaagaaaagaaaacatagtATTGAATAATGCAGGCTGCAAACTGGATTGTCTCCATATCTGTCACAATATTGGCCATTGTCTTGGGGATGATGACTGTTGTGTACCAGATCTCCATGAAAGAAAAGTTTCCAAGAAAGAAGTACATGGGAGTGTGCAGATGTAGGTCAGTCCACACTAGCATAATGATAACTAAATTCCCTATGACTGTGAAGCAGTAAATAGCCAATATTAGCAAAAAGACTATAATCCACCGATCTCTAATGCTGGGGAAACCCAACAGAATAAATTCGACCTGAACGCTTTGATTCATAATTCCTTATATGGGTTATATCTGGTGCATATGGGCAGAAGAAAAATTGAATTAATTGAATATATTATTTTCATTTGCAATATATTCACTTTAGTGCAATTTTACAAACTAGAAATTCCTTCAATATCCTGTTGCCTTGAATTTTCTTTATTTAAATAACACTTTTGAGTTTTAATACTTTCTAAATCTTTGCATAATAATTTCTACTCATAGGTAAGAGTTgatacttagggctccttttactaaccagctcatttttcaaaggagaagggagcccatctcccaatacaaatcgggagatgggcgtccttctcctaaggtcacccaaatcggcataatcgaaagccgattttgggcgtcctcaactgctttccgtcacagggacgaccaaagttcaagggggcgtattggcagtgtaccgaaggcgggacggggcgtgattaagagatgagcgtcctcggcagataatggaaaaaagaagggcgtccccgacgagcatttggctgactttacttggtccctttttttcaaggccaagcctcgaaaaggtgcctgaactgaccagatgaccaccggagggaatcggggatgacctccccttactctgccagtggtcaccaaccccctcccacccaacccccccacacatttttccagcctctatgtcagcctcaaatgtcatacccagctccatcacagcagtatgcaggtccgtggagcagtttttagtgggtgcagtgcacttcagacagggggacccaggcctacccccccccccctacctgttacacttgtggtataaTATTTGGAGCTCTGTATTACTCAATAATTAATAATGAGGACAttattaaataaaagaaaaaagcaccTAAAAATAATCGGCattgaaaaaagcgctattctgtaagccacacttaaagttagacagggattataaaatagcacttccATGCAGGAGTTCCATGTAAATTTAGGTTACCATAATTTCCACCAggaaaaacatggtgcaaatgactGCGTCTAAATTTACCACTATTTaggattttaaaatatatatagaatATATAGCAATTCTTAGATTATagaatacatagaggggcataatcgaatggcaccagccaaatagatggccggcaatctATGTGGCCAGCGccgtaaaggggcggagccaactgtattatctaaaaagatggccggacatcttttctttcgataatacggttggcgccgactaaatctcagcatttaggtcaaatgttgagatcgccgggtttagagatggccgacttcggtttttggccataatagaaaccgggcccggccatctcaaacccggtgaaatacaagccttttggtcatgggaggagccagcatttgtagtgcactggcccccctgacatgcaaggacaccaaccgggtatcctagggggcactgcagttgacttcaaaaattgctcccaggtgcatacctccctttccttgggtgctgagcccccccaaatccaccccaaaacccactccccacaactctacacaactaccataaccctaaggggtgaaggggcatctacatgtgggtacagtgggttttggggttttttggagggctcaacatctactaccacaagtgtaacaggtaggggggagtgggcctgggtccacctgcttgaagtgcactgcacccactaaatactgctccagggacctgcatactggtgtcagggagctgggtatgacatttgaggctggcatacaagctggcaaaaaatgttttttattttaatttttttggggtgggagagggttggtgaccactggacgAGTAAGGGGAGATgttcccctattccctccggtggtcatctggtcaattgaggcacttttttgagacttggtcctaaaactaaatggaccaagtgaagccgacaaaatgctcgtcagagccggccatcttttttccattatcgggcgaagccggccatcttgtaaccacgcccccatcccgcccccgtcccgccttctgtaccctgccttgaagtttgtacggctccacgacggaaagcaggtggcgccggccaaaatcggctttcgattataccgatttggctgggttcaggagatcgccagccatctcccaatttgtgtcggaagatggccagcgatctatttcgaaaataagctggatagtaatccTTAACTTATAGACCTAAGCAACACGTTCATTGCTCTAAGCTTTACGTGCTCACCCGTCATCGATGGGTCTTTAATTTAAATACTACTCAATCTTTTTAGTTATAATTTCAAAAAAAGTTCAGTTTTAAAGACGTAGCTTAATAAATGTTCTTGAAGAACAGAATCAGCAAGGGTGCTGTGTTATCCAACATGCGCTGTGTTTCGCCTCATGGCTTTATCAAGGATCTGCCCCTTAATAATGCAGACATCGCAGCACTACTATGGAAGCATAGTAGAGACTTTGATGTCCGCGGTATATTAACTTTTGAACATAAAATGAATGATGTAATTAACTCATGGACTTACCTTCCGTATTGTACACTATCTAAATATTGATTCACATGCTTAGAGTCAGATAATggaaatccagaaaaaaaaattcttccacTAGCATGGTCTTCACCAGAAAAGTCTTCCTTTGAAAAGTGAATAATTGTGAAGCAGACAGTTAGTTGCATTACTTAGTTTATGGTTCATGTTTAGAGAATGTGTTTCCTGGAAATTGTCTGCCATTATCTACCATTAAGAATTcacaaagacctgcatggtccatccagtctgcccaacaagaaaaactcttCGTATACGATAACATGTGCATGCTTAACCTTGAGTTGCCCtttccattttcagagcacagactgtagaagtctgcctggcactagctTGATTtttaactactggagttgccgttgaagcctgCTCCAGTCCAACTATATCTGTCTAGCCATGattgagacacagaccatagaaatctgctcgGCACTAGTCTTAATTCCCAACAGTGAGAAGTACAACCctcaaccataagtacataagtaatgccacactgggaaaagaccaagggtccatcaagcccagcatcctgtccaagacagcggccaatccaggtcaagggcatctggcgagcttcccaaacgtacaaacattctatacatgttattcctggaattgtggatttttcccaagtccatttagtagcggtttatggacttgtcctttaggaaactgtctaacccctttttaaactctgccaagcttcaccacgttctccggcaacgaattccagagtttaattacatgttgggtgaagaaaaagtttctccgatttgttttaaatttactacactgtagtttcatcgcctgccccctagtcctagtatttttggaaagcgtgaacagacgcttcacatccacctgttccactccactcattattttatatacctctatccatgtctcccctcagccgtctcttctccaagctgaaaagccctagcctccttagtctttcttcattggGAATCTACAAATTCTTAAATGATGCTCATGCTATGATATTAACATTGCAAAATAACTCCACTTGCATTTACATTTGTAAACATTATGATTAAAGGACAGTGTATCCATGTGAGGTATTCATCACAGCGTGCACGGCCAATTCTCATTGCACTCTGCAGAGTGCAGTTTTGATAAGAAGCACAATGAATAAAAGAATAACCTGGAGACAATAATAAAGTTGAATAGTCAACTGATTTCATCTCCACTTGATGCTAGGAAAGAGTCCAGTTCCCTCATTTGTATCAGATCATGAAGTCTTCTATTTATTCATCAAATCCATAGAATGTACATTGACAAGGGAACCATAATTTTCATTAGTGTGTTACAAATGAGAAAGATTCAGAAGCAATCGCATGTCTATAATAAGACCTACGGAGACACTCAAATGAATCCCAATGCCACTGTTGACGTCATATTCCCAAGGGCTTATAAAGAGCAGATGGAGATCTATAGTGACTTTTTcagatgtacgtgcaggacatcagaaacagaaggaagccttttgcgagaagaagaggacctcggctggcgagggttggggtccctcgccggCAAAGGAAGGcgacggcgacagcgggttggaggcgggaggggggggtcgagagggtcgtcaacaggggggtccagggccaaatgtacagggtaccaggcccccctggccccacgtagctacaccactggtaaaaggggacctcagcgcacgtgaaaaacacatgctgatgacAGCACAGGCCCCCATTTTGCCTCTGTCATATCCTTATACAAATCAAGGGTTTACACAAGCACACTTATTAGTTATATGTAAAATTGTGCAGATGCATAATTATATGTATCCCCATGttacaaatcactcctatccgtacccttctctaccaccgctaactccagactccgccccttctgcctcgcatcaccttatgcctggaacagacttcccgagcccatacgccatgcgccctccctgcccattttcaagtccttactcaaggcccatctcttctcccttgcttttggcgcctaaccaccttccccattcatgttacctacactgactacagagtttgtaacctctagattgtaagctctctcgagtagggactatccttccccatgttaaacttgtacagcgctgcgtaacactggcagcgctatagaaatgctaagtagtagtagtatccccaTGTTACAACTTGTACTTCCAAATTTAAATGTGCACACACTGCCTTAATTTCCATCTGAACATAGATGAACATAGATAATAAGCAGAATAGAGTGGaaagatgtgaagcgtttgtttacactttcaaacaacaacaaaaccaggggacacaagatgaagctagaatatggtagatttaaaacaaataggagaaatttttctttactcaacgtgtggaactcgttgcctgagaatgtagtgacagcagctggccttatggaatttaaagggggtttggacaacagtggtgtagcaaggggggctgccacccagggcggggcggttcaccgttgcacccccccccccgggtgcagcacaatgacacccccctctgcGCATCGATACCCCCCTctcgacccagtgcctaccctcctccgtgcaaccagctccctacctttaaaaaaaaatatcagaatctgaggcgaggcgcagcgcctcgcgcctgcacatcaagaaatgtggaccgtctcatcggaccttctctcgctctgtctgtcccacccttgcggaaataggaagttgcgtcagcggagggcgggacagatagagcgagagacggtccacatttcttttacgtgcaggcacgaggcgctgcacctcgcctcggattccgatattgttttaaaggtagggagctggttggacggaggagggtaggcactgggtcggggggggtgtcatcgtgctgcacccggggggggggagccggcagggagcacccccccccctgagctgacacccggggcggaccgcccctcccgcccccccttgctacgccactgtcggacagattcctgagggaaaagtccattgaacattattacattttgtggcttttttggggggggggggttgtcgggttcttgaagcctggattggccactgttgaagacaggatgctgggccttgatggacccttggtcttttcccggtatggcggtgcttatgtacttatgtccataGAGAATGTTCCCTATAATGTGGGGAATTTTATAATTCAATTCAAGTTaggtcttgtataccgctaatatccccttattaaggttcagtgcggtttacaaagATT is drawn from Microcaecilia unicolor chromosome 14, aMicUni1.1, whole genome shotgun sequence and contains these coding sequences:
- the LOC115457135 gene encoding olfactory receptor 6F1-like, producing MNQSVQVEFILLGFPSIRDRWIIVFLLILAIYCFTVIGNLVIIMLVWTDLHLHTPMYFFLGNFSFMEIWYTTVIIPKTMANIVTDMETIQFAACIIQYYVFFSLGTTEIFLLSCMAFDRYLAICNPLRYSTIMRNGVCLRLSLSCWLGGFLCLMPPAVLIAHLKFCGPYIINHFFCDGPSLLRLSCIDTYLIELFHFILALIVILLPFLLILISYIFIISTILRIPSGTGRNKAFSTCSSHLIVVLIFYGSLIFMYVRPKPINASEMNKAVAVFYTLVTPMLNPLIYCFRNTEVKKAMKMQCTKHVALKEDGCPVFSAIEYNF